Proteins encoded together in one Anoxybacillus flavithermus window:
- a CDS encoding SGNH/GDSL hydrolase family protein gives MAKRIISIVVAICVATTMLWIFGLIVTIQDQFFYESSSSTKQIEVTNSNSKQKDALSIVALGDSLTRGTGDETGKGYVGHVMDELKKRTDKQIQFTNLAIKGQRSAQLIEQLKQKEVQRQIIEADIILMTIGGNDLFRGGEALRDLSTTQIEKEKKKFIEQLNTIFLLIREMNEDAPVFYIALYNPFNDLDNGKETSAIVRNWNYAASEVAAQYKSIICVPTYDLFELQVNDYLYTDKFHPNKEGYKRIGERVAALITLTEGEK, from the coding sequence ATTCAAGACCAATTTTTTTATGAATCTTCTTCATCAACAAAACAAATCGAGGTGACAAATTCAAACTCAAAACAAAAAGATGCGCTTTCGATTGTCGCTCTCGGCGATTCGTTAACGCGTGGAACTGGAGATGAAACAGGAAAAGGATATGTCGGTCATGTGATGGATGAACTTAAAAAACGAACAGACAAACAAATTCAATTTACTAATTTAGCAATTAAAGGGCAACGGTCTGCACAGCTTATTGAACAGTTGAAACAAAAAGAAGTGCAACGTCAAATAATAGAAGCAGACATCATCTTGATGACGATTGGAGGAAATGATTTATTTCGCGGTGGTGAAGCATTACGCGATTTGTCGACAACACAAATAGAAAAAGAGAAGAAAAAATTTATTGAACAACTAAATACAATTTTCCTACTTATACGTGAGATGAACGAAGATGCACCTGTATTTTATATCGCCTTATACAATCCATTTAATGATTTAGACAACGGAAAAGAAACGTCGGCGATTGTGCGAAATTGGAACTATGCCGCATCCGAAGTGGCCGCCCAATACAAGTCCATCATTTGTGTTCCAACGTACGATTTGTTCGAACTTCAAGTAAACGACTATTTATATACGGATAAATTCCATCCAAATAAAGAGGGATACAAACGAATAGGTGAACGCGTCGCCGCACTTATCACATTAACGGAAGGAGAGAAATAA
- a CDS encoding ABC transporter ATP-binding protein gives MEETLVVQNVKKTIGKKEIIKGLSFSLKKGEVFGFLGPNGAGKTTTIRMLVGLIKPTSGKIFVCGYDLQKQFTKAIQHIGCIVENPELYPYLSGWENLEHFARMLPSISTTRIQEVVELVGLQNRIHDLVRTYSLGMRQRLGIAQALLGKPTVLILDEPTNGLDPVGIREMRQFIRTLAEQEQLTVLVSSHLLSEIQLMCDRVAIMSKGEIIRIDTVEHLLKEQARIYWNVHPIHIAKQILKNETTVLGEKDDFIVTVYESNEVIARCNARLIEAGVSVSSIERKLPTLEDLFIELTGGETID, from the coding sequence ATGGAAGAAACGTTAGTTGTACAAAACGTAAAAAAAACGATTGGAAAAAAAGAAATTATTAAAGGACTTTCATTTTCTTTAAAAAAAGGAGAAGTGTTCGGCTTTTTAGGCCCAAATGGCGCAGGAAAAACAACGACGATTCGTATGCTCGTCGGATTAATCAAGCCGACATCCGGGAAGATTTTTGTTTGCGGATATGACTTGCAAAAACAATTTACAAAAGCCATTCAACATATTGGTTGTATCGTTGAAAATCCTGAACTTTACCCATATTTAAGCGGATGGGAAAATCTTGAGCATTTTGCACGTATGTTGCCATCCATTTCTACAACACGCATTCAAGAAGTTGTTGAGCTCGTCGGCTTACAAAATCGGATTCATGATCTTGTTCGAACATACTCTCTTGGCATGCGGCAGCGTCTCGGTATCGCACAAGCGTTACTTGGAAAACCTACCGTGCTCATTTTAGATGAGCCAACGAACGGTCTAGACCCTGTCGGCATTCGTGAAATGAGACAATTTATTCGTACACTTGCCGAACAAGAACAGTTAACCGTTCTCGTTTCTTCCCATTTGTTAAGCGAAATACAACTGATGTGTGATCGGGTGGCCATCATGTCTAAAGGGGAAATTATTCGTATTGATACAGTTGAACATTTATTGAAAGAACAAGCACGGATATACTGGAATGTTCACCCGATTCATATCGCAAAACAAATATTAAAAAACGAAACAACCGTTCTAGGTGAAAAAGATGACTTCATCGTTACAGTTTACGAATCAAACGAAGTCATCGCCCGTTGTAATGCCCGCCTAATTGAAGCTGGAGTGAGTGTGAGTAGTATTGAGCGCAAACTTCCAACACTCGAAGACTTATTTATCGAATTAACAGGAGGGGAAACGATTGATTAA
- a CDS encoding ABC transporter permease, protein MINLVYNEMLKIVRKKRLFIIAAIVAVLVSLFTYAQFKQVETIRERIGTTDWRTQLQQQIIDTQNRLNSTGISEEWKKFLKIRLQQQQYYLDNDINPMAPGAPTFMRMFIENSIELFLPLLVMVIAADLVSSEASGGTIKLLLTRPVKRWKILMSKYIAMILSTSFIVFSVAVLSYAISGIVFGYGGWNLPLLTGFSIQGEELNTAGVHLIPQWKYLLIEFGLAFFVALVVGTLTFMLSVLLRSTAAVMGIMLAALISGAILSSMVSSWESAKYLFMVNLRLTSYVSGMAPPIDGMTLSFSMTVLAIWALVALIISFYVFTKRDVY, encoded by the coding sequence TTGATTAATCTCGTATACAATGAAATGTTAAAAATCGTTCGTAAAAAACGGTTGTTTATTATCGCAGCAATTGTTGCTGTTCTCGTTAGCTTATTTACATATGCGCAATTTAAACAAGTCGAAACGATCCGAGAACGAATCGGAACAACAGATTGGCGCACACAACTACAACAACAAATCATCGATACACAAAATCGGTTAAATTCGACAGGAATTTCTGAAGAGTGGAAAAAATTTCTTAAAATTCGTTTACAACAACAACAATATTATTTAGACAATGACATTAATCCGATGGCACCTGGTGCACCGACGTTTATGCGCATGTTCATCGAAAATTCGATTGAACTGTTTTTGCCGCTTCTTGTTATGGTCATTGCCGCTGACCTTGTCTCGTCAGAAGCAAGCGGGGGAACAATTAAACTATTGTTGACACGTCCTGTGAAACGATGGAAAATTTTAATGAGCAAATATATCGCTATGATTTTATCTACATCCTTTATCGTGTTTTCCGTTGCAGTTTTATCGTATGCCATCTCGGGCATTGTATTTGGATATGGCGGATGGAATTTGCCTCTTTTAACAGGATTTTCGATCCAAGGTGAAGAATTAAATACAGCGGGTGTTCACCTCATTCCTCAATGGAAATACTTACTTATTGAATTTGGACTTGCTTTTTTTGTTGCACTCGTCGTCGGCACGCTTACATTTATGCTTTCCGTGTTGCTGCGTAGCACAGCAGCAGTAATGGGAATCATGCTCGCCGCTCTTATTTCTGGAGCGATTTTATCAAGCATGGTGTCGTCGTGGGAATCCGCAAAATATTTGTTTATGGTCAATTTGCGACTCACAAGCTACGTTAGTGGCATGGCACCGCCTATTGATGGAATGACACTTTCATTTTCGATGACTGTACTAGCCATTTGGGCGCTTGTGGCGCTTATCATTTCTTTTTATGTATTTACGAAAAGGGATGTTTACTGA
- a CDS encoding NUDIX hydrolase yields the protein MKKRLYTAMEKLQQRTPTIMDFDTFAQYAVLLPLVRQNDDIFVLFEVRSLYLRRQPGEICFPGGKIDECDQNPSNAAVRETCEELGIQKENITHIVPLDYMLSPFGMVIYPFAAFVDMTCMKINEKEVAEVFTVPLSFFVETKPDIYHVQLEPKPEEHFPFEHIPGGRQYNWRPRQIEEHFYYYKDKVIWGLTAKIVYHFTRLIQTMEGEYA from the coding sequence ATGAAAAAAAGGTTGTATACCGCGATGGAGAAGTTGCAACAGCGAACGCCAACGATCATGGACTTTGACACATTTGCTCAATATGCCGTACTTCTCCCGCTCGTCCGTCAAAATGACGATATATTTGTTTTATTTGAAGTACGCTCATTATATTTGCGTCGTCAACCGGGGGAAATTTGTTTTCCAGGTGGAAAGATAGACGAATGTGATCAAAATCCGAGCAATGCCGCTGTTCGTGAAACGTGTGAAGAGCTAGGTATTCAAAAAGAAAATATTACACACATCGTCCCGCTTGATTACATGTTGTCGCCTTTCGGTATGGTCATTTATCCGTTTGCTGCGTTTGTAGATATGACGTGCATGAAAATAAATGAAAAAGAAGTGGCAGAAGTATTTACCGTTCCGCTATCCTTCTTTGTTGAAACAAAGCCAGACATATATCACGTTCAGCTTGAACCGAAACCCGAAGAGCATTTTCCATTCGAACATATCCCAGGGGGAAGGCAGTATAATTGGCGGCCGCGACAAATTGAAGAACATTTTTATTATTACAAGGATAAAGTCATTTGGGGACTGACAGCAAAAATCGTTTATCATTTCACCCGACTCATTCAAACAATGGAAGGGGAATACGCATGA
- a CDS encoding MBL fold metallo-hydrolase: protein MTKPVDLGFSISLIDLYDLQTAQRTGAYVFQEEEVTIIETSASPSIPHLIKGLEALSINLHDVKNIIVTHIHLDHAGGAGVLLQHCPNARVFVHPKGMRHLADPSRLIQGAKAVYGEKFDALFDPIVPIPEDRLVIKEDGETLQIGEDRTLTFLHTPGHANHHFSIYDEKSNGIFTGDTAGVFYPQLLSYDMELYLPSTSPNQFDPEAMLASIERFKALRPGRIYFGHFGMSQQVQTVWEQLHYWLPIFVQVGNEVLSEQANQSFTEKTEAVFNRLFEIVRTFLRKQQVPDDADVYQLLQLDLQVCAMGLVDYVEKQKR from the coding sequence ATGACAAAACCAGTTGATTTAGGGTTTAGTATTTCGCTTATTGATTTATATGACTTACAAACTGCTCAACGAACAGGAGCATATGTATTTCAAGAGGAAGAAGTGACAATTATTGAAACGAGCGCAAGCCCCTCGATCCCACATTTAATTAAAGGGTTAGAAGCATTGTCCATTAACTTACACGATGTGAAAAATATTATCGTCACTCATATTCATTTAGATCACGCGGGCGGGGCGGGTGTGTTATTGCAGCATTGTCCAAATGCTCGCGTATTTGTTCATCCGAAGGGAATGCGACATTTGGCTGATCCGTCTCGTCTTATTCAAGGAGCAAAAGCGGTTTATGGTGAAAAATTTGATGCGTTATTTGATCCGATCGTTCCAATTCCAGAAGACCGACTGGTCATAAAAGAAGATGGGGAAACGTTACAAATCGGAGAAGATCGTACATTAACGTTTCTTCATACACCAGGGCATGCGAATCACCATTTCTCTATTTATGACGAAAAAAGCAACGGTATTTTTACAGGTGATACGGCAGGTGTTTTTTATCCACAGTTACTTTCATATGACATGGAGTTATATTTGCCATCTACATCACCAAATCAATTTGATCCCGAGGCGATGCTTGCATCCATTGAAAGATTTAAGGCATTACGTCCGGGGCGTATATATTTCGGTCATTTTGGCATGTCGCAACAAGTGCAAACGGTTTGGGAACAGTTGCACTACTGGCTTCCTATTTTTGTTCAAGTAGGCAATGAAGTCTTGAGTGAACAAGCCAATCAATCGTTTACAGAAAAAACCGAGGCCGTTTTCAATCGTTTATTTGAGATCGTTCGCACCTTTTTGCGTAAACAACAAGTACCAGATGATGCTGATGTATATCAACTACTTCAACTTGATTTACAAGTATGCGCAATGGGGCTTGTTGATTACGTTGAGAAACAAAAAAGGTAA
- a CDS encoding viroplasmin family protein: MKKYYVVWQGTKTGIFSSWDECKQYVIGIPGAKYRSFLSKEEAEQAFASGPMMGGTKKNKIVERSMSYIEESICVDAACSGNPGWMEYRGVHTKTREELFRVGPMIGTNNIGEFLAIVHGLAWLQKQNKNWPIYSDSATAIKWVKEKKANTTLARTAETERVWQLIERAEAWLRTHHYTNEIIKWETEQWGEIKADFGRK; this comes from the coding sequence TTGAAAAAGTATTATGTCGTTTGGCAAGGGACGAAAACAGGTATTTTTTCTTCTTGGGACGAGTGTAAACAGTACGTCATTGGCATTCCCGGGGCAAAATATCGCTCATTTTTATCGAAAGAAGAAGCGGAGCAAGCATTTGCATCTGGTCCAATGATGGGTGGCACGAAGAAGAATAAGATCGTCGAACGTTCAATGAGTTATATAGAAGAAAGCATTTGCGTAGATGCAGCATGTAGCGGGAATCCAGGATGGATGGAATATCGAGGGGTACATACGAAAACGAGGGAAGAGCTTTTTCGTGTTGGACCGATGATCGGTACGAACAACATTGGTGAATTTTTAGCCATTGTACATGGACTAGCGTGGCTACAAAAACAAAACAAAAATTGGCCGATTTATTCAGACTCCGCTACGGCTATAAAATGGGTGAAAGAAAAAAAAGCGAATACGACGCTTGCCCGTACTGCTGAAACGGAACGTGTTTGGCAGCTCATTGAACGCGCCGAAGCGTGGTTGCGCACACACCATTATACAAACGAAATTATAAAGTGGGAAACGGAACAATGGGGAGAAATTAAAGCTGACTTTGGTCGAAAGTAA
- a CDS encoding CobW family GTP-binding protein yields the protein MKHTDIYILSGFLGSGKTTLLKRFLQSEKERGRKIAVVMNEIGQVSIDSHAVSEDAVLSELLSGCVCCTIQDQFEVELYSLLQQHSLDVIYIETTGVAHPVEVLDACVSPLLAHRLQMRGIITTIDATRWMNRQQLSIPLQMLLKEQVRHADVLIVNKTDELCVDAQAKLSFELQAINSDARIIFTTFSNVRMEDIHLLSKRVRNEHERMNIERLRIQTYVHTFTSPIDLDVFEQWVRQLPDTIYRMKGFLRFTRTSGVYFFQYAYGTPLYMKEEMNVPLHFVVIGEQLDKQTLKQQLDNMQKGEG from the coding sequence ATGAAACATACAGACATATACATCTTATCTGGATTTCTTGGAAGCGGGAAAACGACACTATTAAAGCGTTTCTTGCAAAGTGAAAAAGAACGAGGACGAAAAATAGCGGTTGTGATGAATGAAATTGGCCAAGTGTCCATTGACTCACATGCTGTTTCAGAAGATGCTGTACTAAGCGAATTATTAAGCGGCTGTGTATGTTGTACCATTCAAGATCAATTTGAAGTAGAGCTTTATTCGTTGCTCCAGCAACATTCATTAGATGTCATTTACATTGAAACAACAGGGGTAGCGCATCCTGTTGAAGTGCTCGATGCGTGTGTGTCGCCATTACTTGCTCATCGTCTTCAAATGAGAGGTATCATCACGACAATCGATGCAACACGTTGGATGAATCGTCAACAACTCTCCATTCCCTTGCAAATGTTATTAAAAGAACAAGTTCGTCACGCGGATGTATTAATTGTCAATAAGACAGATGAATTATGTGTAGATGCGCAGGCGAAATTATCGTTTGAGTTACAAGCAATCAACAGTGATGCGCGCATCATTTTCACAACGTTTTCTAATGTGCGAATGGAAGATATTCATTTGTTATCGAAGCGGGTAAGAAACGAGCATGAGCGAATGAACATCGAAAGATTACGCATTCAAACATACGTACATACATTTACAAGCCCGATTGATTTAGATGTGTTCGAACAATGGGTACGGCAGTTACCTGATACCATTTACCGAATGAAAGGGTTTTTACGCTTTACTCGTACAAGTGGGGTTTATTTTTTTCAGTATGCATACGGTACACCGCTCTATATGAAAGAGGAAATGAATGTTCCGCTACATTTTGTTGTGATTGGTGAACAATTGGATAAACAAACACTAAAACAACAACTCGATAATATGCAAAAAGGAGAAGGTTAA
- a CDS encoding IS1380 family transposase, producing the protein MKDFPIRFVLTDEAITPSAGLALVGYLLHQTKLDKRVNALRLPTVRRDVHISHSDVIRSMIGLLATGKTDFDHIEAYRQDDIFSTSMGIRHVPSSPTLRQRLDQLACLPMTETIIWEESMRLLVRQHATLSACWTKGKTTWLPLDIDASPFDNSDTKKEGVSRTYKGFDGFTPLFAYAGKEGYIVHAELRPGKQHVQDNMPSFLTTAIRRARPLTSSRLLVRMDAGNDAEANVHVCLKEDVDFVIKRNLRRESKALWFQIASQKGRRVDDGQTEGVQTYELCLPQTAAIDGHTYTYVQVTQVTERTMERNGQLMLVPDYEVESYWVRLEGYEHVRMSDVLALYHDHATCEQFHSELKSDLDLERLPSGKMKTNALVLVMGAFVYNLLRLIGQDLLSDPRHPLHHKVKRRRIKTIIQTVITMAGRLVRRSRQIWMKLTRRSGYSILLLNVYQKWKEAR; encoded by the coding sequence ATGAAAGATTTCCCGATTCGGTTTGTATTGACAGATGAAGCGATTACTCCAAGTGCTGGGCTTGCTCTCGTGGGCTACTTACTGCACCAAACGAAGCTGGATAAACGAGTAAACGCACTTCGGCTCCCAACGGTTCGTCGAGATGTGCACATTTCCCATAGCGACGTCATTCGCTCGATGATCGGCTTGCTTGCCACAGGAAAAACGGATTTTGATCATATCGAAGCGTATCGTCAGGACGATATCTTTTCGACATCAATGGGCATTCGGCACGTACCTTCCTCCCCAACGTTGCGACAGCGTCTCGATCAGCTCGCTTGTCTCCCGATGACCGAAACCATCATTTGGGAGGAATCGATGCGTCTGTTGGTTCGACAACACGCTACCTTGTCCGCTTGTTGGACGAAAGGGAAAACGACATGGCTTCCCCTTGATATAGATGCTTCCCCATTTGATAACTCCGATACGAAAAAAGAAGGAGTGAGTCGAACGTATAAAGGATTTGACGGTTTTACGCCGTTGTTTGCGTACGCAGGGAAGGAAGGGTATATCGTTCATGCCGAGCTGCGTCCAGGGAAACAACATGTACAAGACAACATGCCTTCGTTTTTAACTACCGCTATCCGTCGAGCTCGTCCGCTGACCTCGTCTCGTCTGCTTGTCCGCATGGATGCAGGAAACGATGCGGAAGCGAATGTGCACGTATGTCTAAAGGAAGACGTGGACTTTGTCATCAAGCGAAACTTACGCCGAGAATCGAAAGCGCTTTGGTTCCAGATCGCTTCGCAAAAGGGCAGACGCGTCGATGATGGACAAACAGAAGGAGTACAAACGTATGAGTTATGCCTTCCACAGACAGCAGCAATCGATGGACACACGTATACGTACGTTCAAGTCACCCAAGTGACGGAACGAACGATGGAACGAAATGGACAGCTGATGCTCGTTCCTGATTACGAAGTCGAAAGCTACTGGGTGCGCCTCGAAGGATACGAGCATGTTCGAATGAGTGATGTGCTCGCATTGTATCACGATCATGCGACATGCGAACAGTTTCATAGCGAACTGAAAAGCGACTTAGATTTAGAGCGACTTCCATCAGGGAAGATGAAAACGAATGCGCTCGTGTTAGTCATGGGAGCATTCGTGTACAACCTTCTTCGCCTGATTGGACAAGATCTATTAAGCGATCCGAGACATCCATTACATCATAAAGTGAAACGCCGCCGCATCAAGACGATCATTCAGACGGTGATCACGATGGCAGGTCGACTCGTCCGCCGATCACGACAGATCTGGATGAAACTGACGCGAAGGAGTGGGTACAGTATACTCCTACTGAATGTGTATCAAAAATGGAAAGAGGCAAGATAA
- a CDS encoding oxidoreductase, with product MNQNVNSPSVALVTGASSGFGLLVSVALAREGYQVVASMRNMQNKEMLTTVASEAGVYDRIEVISLDVTDFATVESVVNDVTNRYGRIDVLVNNAGFAVGGFVEELSIEEWERQFATNFFGLVAVTKAVLPIMRTQRSGKIINISSISGRVGFPAMGPYVASKFAVEGFSESLRLEMLPYGVHVVLIEPGSFKTNIWSKGLQGVSVRSDSPYAKEMKTIVQYVNRVAKTAPPPDEVIRQIIKAVQSPTPRLRYPVGRGVKLTLMLKNWLPWKWWERIFLKTFNKQK from the coding sequence GTGAACCAAAATGTAAACTCCCCGTCGGTGGCGCTAGTGACAGGAGCCTCAAGCGGGTTTGGACTACTCGTCAGTGTTGCACTTGCGCGTGAAGGATATCAGGTCGTTGCTTCGATGCGAAACATGCAAAACAAAGAAATGCTTACAACCGTGGCGTCTGAAGCCGGCGTGTACGATCGGATAGAAGTCATATCTCTCGATGTCACCGATTTCGCTACGGTGGAATCGGTCGTGAATGATGTAACTAATCGCTATGGACGAATCGATGTATTAGTTAACAACGCAGGGTTTGCCGTTGGTGGTTTTGTCGAGGAACTCTCAATTGAAGAGTGGGAGCGTCAATTTGCGACGAACTTTTTTGGGTTAGTTGCCGTCACAAAAGCTGTTTTGCCGATTATGCGAACGCAACGTAGCGGTAAGATTATCAACATTAGTAGCATTAGTGGACGAGTCGGTTTTCCGGCGATGGGGCCATATGTCGCTTCAAAATTTGCTGTCGAAGGATTTAGCGAATCGCTTCGTTTAGAAATGTTGCCGTACGGAGTACATGTCGTCTTAATCGAGCCTGGGTCATTCAAAACAAATATTTGGTCGAAAGGACTTCAAGGAGTGTCCGTCCGTTCCGATTCACCATATGCAAAAGAAATGAAAACCATTGTGCAATACGTGAATCGAGTAGCTAAAACAGCACCACCCCCTGACGAAGTCATTAGGCAAATCATTAAAGCCGTCCAATCGCCGACTCCTCGTTTGCGTTACCCTGTAGGGAGAGGAGTCAAACTGACGTTAATGCTGAAAAACTGGTTGCCATGGAAGTGGTGGGAGCGGATTTTCCTGAAAACGTTTAATAAACAGAAATAA
- a CDS encoding ABC transporter ATP-binding protein, with amino-acid sequence MIVEMKNVSFIREGRVILDRLHWEVQENEQWVILGLNGSGKTSLLNILLGYEYPSKGEVSVLGHRFGKTNLPELRKHIGFVSNSFERFQPTLESETVEEVIVSGKFASIGLYEPVTVEDFHQAEQWMNVFRIGYLKGKTYRTLSQGEKRKVLIARALMAKPKLLILDEPTVGLDMLTREELLALIKDVIMKKVCHVLYVTHYIEEIIEEMTHVLLLKDGKIIAAGQKEKILTDDYLSETFQIDVHVRWEHNRPWVSIKKALHFSK; translated from the coding sequence ATGATTGTTGAGATGAAAAATGTTTCATTTATTAGAGAAGGGCGCGTCATTCTAGACCGTCTACATTGGGAAGTGCAAGAAAATGAACAATGGGTCATTCTCGGGTTAAATGGTTCAGGAAAAACATCGCTACTTAATATTTTATTAGGTTATGAATACCCATCAAAAGGAGAAGTTTCCGTATTAGGGCACCGATTTGGAAAAACAAATTTGCCAGAACTCCGCAAACACATCGGGTTTGTAAGCAACTCGTTTGAGAGATTTCAACCTACATTAGAATCGGAAACGGTGGAAGAGGTAATTGTTAGCGGAAAATTTGCTTCGATTGGGCTGTATGAGCCTGTCACAGTCGAAGATTTTCATCAAGCCGAACAATGGATGAATGTCTTTCGAATTGGTTACTTAAAAGGAAAAACGTATCGCACCTTATCGCAAGGAGAAAAGAGAAAGGTACTGATTGCTCGAGCACTAATGGCAAAGCCAAAGCTACTCATACTGGATGAACCAACCGTAGGACTAGATATGTTAACACGAGAAGAACTTTTAGCACTCATTAAAGACGTTATCATGAAAAAAGTATGCCACGTGTTATATGTCACACATTATATTGAAGAAATCATCGAAGAAATGACCCATGTTTTATTATTAAAAGATGGAAAAATTATAGCAGCCGGACAAAAAGAAAAAATACTCACTGACGATTATTTGTCAGAAACGTTTCAAATAGATGTGCACGTCCGTTGGGAACATAATCGGCCGTGGGTATCGATAAAAAAAGCCCTGCACTTCAGTAAATAG